Within the Pirellulales bacterium genome, the region CAATTGCCTTTTAATTGACCGTTCCTGCTTTTCTGGCTTCCTTATAAACTGCCTTCTTGCCTCACTGTGTCTCTCTGTGCCTCCGTGGTGAATTCAACCTTCAAATTCGGCGCGGGAGAGGACTTCGTAACTTGGCCCTGCGCGGCCCAGGGTGCTGGAAAAGACGGTCACGCTGCCGACCGGCATGGCCCCGGCGTCGAACTCCGCATGCTTGCGCAATAATTCGGTTAGTTGCTGCAATGCGGCCGGGCTGGAATCGCGAACACGGCCCAAGGTAATGTGCGCGGTGAAGCGGCGATGCTCGCGCGGAAAGCCGAGCGGCTCCAGCAGGCGCTCCACGACCTGAAACAGCAGTTCTATTTGCTCCGCCCCGTCGCTGACCCCCAGCCACAGCGTGCGCGGATGGCCTGCCGACGGAAACGCCCCGGCCCGGGCCGCCACCAGCTCGAAGGGGCTGAACGGCCCGGCGGCTTGCTGCACGGCCTGGCAAATGGCGGCCGTTTTTTCCATGGGGACGTCCCCCAGGAATTTGAGGGTGTAGTGCAGGTTGTCGGCCTTGGTCCAGGTAACTTTCGCCGGCGCGATGTGCAGCCGTTCGATGAGCCGCAGCGCCTGCGCGCGAACTTCCGGCGTGATTTCGACGGCGGTAAAAACTCGCAACACGCTCATGATTCGTCAGGCAGCAGATTTACCACAGAGACACGGAGAGGACGAATTTCTAATAAGGAAGCCAGGAATACAGGAACGAAAGGAAAGATAAAGATTGTTTGTTTCAATTTCTGTGGTTGCTGCTTGTTCCTGCCTTCCTGGCTTCCTTAGAGGCTGTTTCAAAACTGGACTTCCTTCAAGGGTGGCTGGGGTCGAGTGCCGCCGAGCCCCCAGTGAATAGGCTGCTGGGGCTCCCTTCGGTCGACCCCAGCCACCCGATTCCTAGTTTTGAAACAGCCTGTTATAAATCCGATTGTTGCTTCTCTGTGCCTCCGTGCCTCTGTGGTGAAAATTGCCCTCAAAAACTCAGCATCCTTTTATATTCTTGCATGCGCCGTTCCAGGTCGGGGCGTTCGATTTTTTTCAGCCGGTCCAGCGAAAAATCTTCCACCGTGAAGCTGGCTGTCAGAATGCCATAGGCGAGGGCCTCTTTCAGCGTGCGCGGGTCGAAGTTGCCGCGCTCGGCGAGGTAGCCCATCATGCCGCCGGCAAAACTGTCGCCGGCGCCGGTCGGATCAATGACGTCGGGCGTCGGGTAAGCGGGCATCACGTACGTTTCGTGCTCGCTGAAAAACATCGCCCCGTGCTCCCCCTTTTTCACAATGACGAACTTGGGGCCCAGTTTCAAAATCGCTTTGCCGGCGCGGACTAAATTTTCGTCGCCGGTAAGCAGTTTGGCTTCGGCATCGTTGATCACCAGGCCGTCGATGCGCTTCAGCAGCCGCATTAAATCATCGTGCTGGATGTTGATCCACAAATCCATGGTGTCGG harbors:
- a CDS encoding PfkB family carbohydrate kinase; this translates as MPLLVVGSVALDSVETPTQRRDNVLGGAAVFFSYSASYFSPVQLVGVVGEDWPAEHTKLLQSRRIDTTGLHVVQGGKTFRWTGKYQPNMNDRETLEVHLNVFGEFNPVLPEAYKRCKFLFLANGSPVLQMRVLDQVDGAMLTVADTMDLWINIQHDDLMRLLKRIDGLVINDAEAKLLTGDENLVRAGKAILKLGPKFVIVKKGEHGAMFFSEHETYVMPAYPTPDVIDPTGAGDSFAGGMMGYLAERGNFDPRTLKEALAYGILTASFTVEDFSLDRLKKIERPDLERRMQEYKRMLSF
- the thpR gene encoding RNA 2',3'-cyclic phosphodiesterase codes for the protein MSVLRVFTAVEITPEVRAQALRLIERLHIAPAKVTWTKADNLHYTLKFLGDVPMEKTAAICQAVQQAAGPFSPFELVAARAGAFPSAGHPRTLWLGVSDGAEQIELLFQVVERLLEPLGFPREHRRFTAHITLGRVRDSSPAALQQLTELLRKHAEFDAGAMPVGSVTVFSSTLGRAGPSYEVLSRAEFEG